The proteins below are encoded in one region of Lactuca sativa cultivar Salinas chromosome 3, Lsat_Salinas_v11, whole genome shotgun sequence:
- the LOC111904596 gene encoding uncharacterized protein LOC111904596 gives MKVTDATFVKDFRRITLIGCQYKIIGKILSNRISSVIGDLVSAERSAFVVGHQILDGPFIVSEVISWCKTKKKKAMVFKVVFEKAYGSVRWDFLDDILVHFGFGSGLHKWIQAFLTSSIGFVLVNGSLKEEV, from the coding sequence ATGAAAGTGACTGATGCTACATTTGTAAAAGACTTTCGTCGTATTACCCTCATAGGATGCCAATACAAGATTATTGGTAAAATTCTATCCAATCGTATCTCTTCTGTTATTGGTGATTTGGTTAGTGCAGAGCGGTCTGCTTTTGTTGTTGGTCATCAGATTTTGGATGGTCCTTTTATTGTTAGTGAGGTTATTTCTTGGTGTAAGACTAAGAAAAAGAAAGCTATGGTTTTCAAGGTGGTCTTTGAAAAGGCTTATGGCTCAGTTAGATGGGACTTTCTTGATGATATTCTTGTACATTTTGGTTTTGGTTCTGGGTTGCATAAATGGATTCAAGCTTTTCTTACTTCTTCTATTGGTTTTGTGCTGGTTAATGGTTCCCTAAAGGAAGAGGTTTAG
- the LOC111904595 gene encoding uncharacterized protein LOC111904595: MDPNCVPIMADSLLSSIATFHTTKIIVTDPTKFSYIGSIPKAMLGCISASSNLLQQYRKRPSVGPHDLTPTMLCSIEEADKPAKRGKKPESQKEGPVTKPTKGQTPKKRKTDKAAPSQPQPKKQKKPARRLILQSSSDSDSEYVPPKQKTALPSDSENESSDKEASDRGDTPPRSPTLGISVRSLPPSPPPVTIPVSIPHFSPINTSQPFTTIPIPTPIFTDTTSTTTTKPTFTAPNPPSEDDDDEPITKRHLKVVNDKLDQLLSSSSSAAPLEAALKALFSSVVAEHSATLSAAAKAIEASSSQCQQASIAAAAAKNAATVNTSEETLQKTLQSEYSNLEAARHAIEEANASLHAKVNECLTQLEADLAMENRIMDELDRQINDLKSEREVIQSSTADVHSILLHLTEASDPLITITVRRHLAAKLRPTLDVLSHTEGVSVTGVQPKQGGEKESKQQPPPSSSKPAAEPQVNKASVSNKDKKKKKIGEDDTDNEDDVYVDIPKKLVPKDNTSEKQMEEIIIKQRIELE, from the exons ATGGATCCTAATTGTGTCCCAATTATGGCGGACTCCTTGCTTTCTTCCATCGCCACTTTTCATACGACGAAGATCATCGTCACTGATCCAACAAAGTTTTCGTACATTGGATCTATTCCTAAAGCCATGCTCGGTTGTATCTCAGCATCGAGTAATCTTCTTCAACAGTACAGGAAACGACCATCTGTTGGTCCACATGATCTTACACCCACAATGCTTTgctccattgaagaggctgacaagccagccAAGAGGGGCAAGAAGCCTGAATCGCAGAAGGAGGGACCAGTCACAAAACCAACCAAGGGGCAAACCCCCAAGAAGAGAAAAACTGATAAGGCTGCTCCTTCTCAACCTCAACCTAAAAAGCAGAAGAAGCCTGCTAGGAGACTTATTCTTCAATCATCCAGCGATTCGGATTCAGAATATGTTCCTCCTAAGCAGAAGACCGCTCTACCCTCAGATTCTGAGAATGAAAGTTCTGATAAAGAGGCTTCGGACCGAGGGGACACTCCGCCTCGCTCCCCTACTCTAGGAATTTCGGTTCGTTCTTtgcctccttcacctccacctgttaCAATTCCAGTTTCAATCCCTCATTTCTCTCCAATAAATACCTCTCAACCATTCACTACTATTCCTATACCCACTCCCATCTTCACAGATACAACCTCTACCACTACTACTAAACCTACCTTTACCGCTCCCaatccacct AGTGAGGATGATGATGACGAGCCCATTACCAAACGTCATCTCAAAGTAGTAAATGACAAGCTTGATCAACTGCTTTCCTCTTCCTCCTCAGCTGCCCCCTTAGAAGCTGCTTTAAAAGCATTGTTCTCCTCGGTTGTTGCCGAACACAGTGCTACCCTATCTGCTGCAGCCAAGGCTATTGAAGCCTCATCTTCCCAATGTCAACAGGCCTCTATCGCT GCTGCTGCTGCCAAGAATGCTGCAACtgtcaacacctcagaagagacTCTTCAAAAGACTCTTCAATCTGAGTATTCGAACCTGGAAGCGGCACGCCATGCCATTGAAGAAGCAAATGCATCGCTCCATGCTAAAGTCAACGAATGCTTAACTCAACTGGAAGCGGACTTAGCTATGGAAAATCGAATTATGGACGAGCTTGACAGAC AGATTAatgacctcaagtcagaaagAGAGGTTATTCAGAGTTCTACTGCcgatgttcactccatcctccttCACCTTACTGAGGCGAGTGATCCACTTATCACTATCACTGTCAGAAGGCATTTGGCAGCCAAACTCAGACCAACACTGGACGTTCTCAGCCATACCGAGGGTGTTTCGGTGACTGGGGTccaaccgaaacaagggggagagaaagagtCGAAGCAGCAACCTCCTCCTTCCAGCTCAAAACCAGCTGCTGAACCACAAGTTAATaaagcttcggtcagtaacaaagataagaagaagaagaagattggtgAAGACGACACAGACAACGAAGATGATGTGTATGTCGACATTCCCAAGAAACTTGTCCCAAAGGACAATACTTCTGAAAAACAAATGGAAGAAATCATCATCAAGCAGCGCATTGAGCTAGAATAG